The nucleotide window GGTGTGGAATTTTGTGCTCTTTATGATAGTGttcgatttataataaaaaaactaatagcAGGTgagtaaattcgaaaatattgaacTCCGCCTTGAGGCGGACTCATGCATTGCGCTGCCTACCTTTTtcaagtaaaatgaaatatttgtgatacaattgaaaatttttcttattttattattgaataataatcaGATATGTCGCGTTATTCTAAGACCCATATGACGGATGAAGAAATTCGACAATATTTCGAAGAGTCGCAATTGGTAACTGATACTTCCGACAATGAATGCGATTTTGATAGTGACGATTCTGATATGGATCCAACCTACTCACTACCGGAAAATGATACGATCATTGATGCAATGCTAAACTCCTCAGAAATGATGCGAAACGCAATCGAATGCAGTTTGAATGTGACAGACTTTGAAGAAAATGCTGAAATAATTGAGCTGCCACCGATTCCTCCATTGCCTGTTTGTGACGTTACTTCTAGTGTATTCTTACCGTCGACAGTGACACGTTCTGTGCACAAAGCATTAGAATCGCAAGAAAAAATCGGAGTCCTACCAGCTGCAAGTGATTTGAGAAACGATATGAGTGCGATAAGATCGATTCTTTGGAAGAAGAAAAAACTTCAGCTGAGTGTTGCAGATTTGGCTTTTCAAGGCCAGGACATGCcggattttttaaaatgtttaaaaacaccTTACGACTGCTTTGCATATTTTGTGACCGAAGACTTTCTGAAGGTAATTTCTAATATATaacagtttattaaatttttaataaaaattttgcaggCAATAGCCTTACAGATGAACTTGTATGCCAAGCAAAAAGATATatcttcaaagttttgtatCGATCACCAAGAGCTGCGTAAGTTTTTGGGAATATTGTTGTTTACGTCTGTTTATCGCTTTCCTAACAGTCGCTCATATTGGGGACAATACGGATTAGATCCGATACGTTTATCCATGACATGCAATCgatttgaagaaattagaaaCCACTTGCATTTCAATAATGATGCGTCTCGTATAGAGAAAGGTCAACCTGGTTATGACCTCTTGTATAAAATAAGGCCGCTAGTAAAACATTTCAACCAACGTTTTTCTTCAGTTCCAATGCGGCAGAGACTTTGCGTTGATGAGCAAATGTGTGCCACGAAAATGAGTGGAAACCCAGTGAGGCAATATATGCCAGCAAAACCTCACAAATGGGGAGCGAAACTATTCGTGATTTGCGATTCCTTTGGATATTCGTATTCCTTTGAAGTTTATTGTGGCGCCGGCGATAACAAAATTTTGCCAAATTGTCCAGATCTTGGTGCTGCATCCAATGTTGTAGTTAGGTTGTCACAAGTCATACCAAACAATGCCAatcatattatttactttgacaACTTTTATACCTCATTGGGATTGCTATTATATATGAGAAGTCGCGGAATTCACAGTTTATGTACAGTGCGAGGAAATCGAGTACCAAATATAAAACTTTCCACAGACGCAGAGCTGCAATCAAAAAAAGTAGCACGTGGGTATAATGAAGAATACGTGGGAAGTGTTTTTGGAGTAGACATAAGCAGCGTTTTGTGGTACGACACAAGAGCAGTTCGTCTGTTATCCACCTACGTAGGAACAGATGCAATTGTACATAATGAAAGTTCATATTCCTTAAAGGCAAATCGTTGGGAtcgaaaattgaaacaaaatgttGAGGTGGATTGTCCAGCTATTGTGAAAGAATACAACCAGCATATGGGTGGTGTGGATTTGGTTGACGGATTGATTGGTCGATaccacataaaaatgaaaaccagaaaatggacaaataaattattttaccacATGCTGGACGTGAGTATGGTGAATGCATATTGTCTTTATAACCGACTAAATAAGGACGTCCTAAAGTGTAAACTTCCTGACTTCAGATCAGAAGTGGCAGAAACACTTTGTTTGATTGGTTCGACAAAACCTGTAAAACGTGGTCGTCCATCGTCTTTAACACCTCCACCAAAAGCTAAAAAGACGTATCACCTATCAGAAAATATAAGATACGATCAAATAGGACACTGGTGTAAGTTTTTGGACCGCTCAggcaaaaaaatgtgcaaatttcgTGGATGCAAATCAGAAACTCAGGcattttgcattaaatgtaaaattaatttatgcaattcaacGGCAAAAGattgttttttcaaatatcacaataaagaagaaatgaaaacataaatttatatgaacattttaatGCATAGGTCCGCCTTGAGGCGGATTACCTTATTTTACCTGTAAAAGGTACACAAATTGACAAATCGAAAAACTAACATCAGATTCGTCTTCACAGACCTGAATATAGTCTAATATAAAAATCACAGTCGAAACAAAAATTCATGCATTAGAGGGTTAAATAAATCATAAGAATATTTACatagaatgtatgtatatatacgaagtgtgttcagaaaataaaaaattaatcgtcgaaacacttcttaaacCCGATTTTCGGGATAGCCATTTTTCaatggaaatttaataaaatgactgttatttttttaaacactccTCTTATACTGTGTATAGATAAATGTCTATTGATCACCTACGGAAAATAACGTGAATCAATTTGGTGAATAAAGCTAGAACCCTCAAAATGCGAAATTAAAACTATTATCAATTTCTTACTTTATTAAATTGTATCGTGGATATTCTTGATACAAACGATTAATTTTTCTGAACTCGAAaagattgaaaatttaatatgatttataaattcacttCTGTTCATCAAATACGTGTGTATTTTAAAAGTATACGTCCTTAagacgtatgtatgtaaatgtgataTGATGTAAATGTACATACCAAATACAGGCTAGCCAGTGGGCGATCAGTACAAATGTTGCCATGAGAAGAACCAATACAGCTGCGCCATATTCGGAGTATCTATCTATTTTCCTAGCTACCCTCACGAGTCGTAGTAATCGTGCAGTCTTGAGCAATCCTATTAGTGTGGTTGtctgtaaaaaaatagaaagaaaacatTAACCAAATTTGCGTAAAACGTAATTAagaataagtgaataaaagcCATGTGTGCAAATTCGGGATCTTTGGAACACCCCGAAATAAGGTAAACGATTTTATAAGTGTGAATAAGTGCGTATGTTGCTTCCCTGTATTTTCGATCAATCAACAATTTCGCtttgttcatatatttatattgttcatatatttataaaacttataCATTATATATGACCACATGCTTTGAtgttacataaatattaaaacaacaattgtTAATTGATACCCGAAATGGTATACCTATGTGCAGGAGGTGCTTAAGTACTTATATAAGCAAAAAATGACAATATTTACTGTCCAATTTTGTGttacttttgaaataaaaaaatctttttgttCTTCGTGGATGCCATGCCTTCTTTATAAAATGTACTTATAAAGCGAGTACAAACAATTTAGCTTTGTAAAAGTTCATTCGCAATACTTGTTTAGCTACTATTCATGTAAGTTTTTTTACATACAGTATCCATTTGTATTTTGAAGTTTCAATTATTGGTTGTGTAGCTCAAAACTTTCGgttcgttttgtgagtcacCTGAGGAATATTCCagtgcatttaaatatgtatataaaattttaggaATCGGGTAGCGGAGAATTCGCTTCATCAGACCGATACTGAAGtggataaaaaatatgtgaattcaGACAAATATTCGTATATTTGTTAATTGCCACAAACGTTAATATAATTGTTAGTTCAAAAAACTATTAGTTAAAAATCATAAAGGGGCTTAACCTTAACCACAGTTATATTTCGCTTTCTATTTCGGTCAATTAATTTGGAACTTAAAGAGACAACTTCGATAGGCTATGGAAAGTCTAGAAAagttatttcataaattaagcGGTAGAAAGAATTCGCACTTAATTTAGGAGATGGCTAGGAGGTTTCAAAACTTCAAGACTTTAAGAAACTTAATGaaatcatcaataattttatagtttttcgttaaatgaacatataaaatttttatcaaaacatttaaacaataatatttaattttaaaacaatcaaTATAGAACTTCcatctaaatatgtatgtgataaattattgtaaatgaAATTGCATGGACTGAGGCTTCTTACAAGTTATGTACtcgttttacatacatacatacattaatgtatgttggtgtagGAAAcctatgtttatgtatgtaaatacataagttTTATATCTTATAAGTGCTCCATTTCGTACTGCTTAAgtacaaatatgaaaatctaTTGTAATTATGTTGTAGTTGATTTTAATTAAGTAGTTGAAGCGTTCACGATTTCTTGAACTTTTTTCATCATTCGAATCTGCTCtagttgaaatatacatatttcttcgtATACTGATCACTTTTATAAAACGTAAGAAACGGCATTCTTGTGTATGCCGCGTTTAATTTTTCTATGATAATGCGCCAATGAATATTttcgtaatttcttttttaatggcGATAATAAAGGATATTGCGACAAGTAATAAGAACCGTTTGCAATTAAAATAGCACGCATAATGTGTTAGATTACATACTTAGAAGTGTATAATTGTGGAATTGAAGCTACTGGGTTAGAATACagcatttttaatttgcttaaaCATAAAAAAGTAGTTGCGCTCAAAAGCTCATTAGAGAAAGAATTATTCACTAATAATACCTCTTCATTATCCAAGCCGAGCTGTAAAACATTGGacacataaaaattacaaaaattaaacatacaaaaagtttgaaaatatttggaaaagtatttagataatatatgtattgtatgtaattTTCTTGAATTTCAACAATTACTTTTCATAATCgtgtacaaaattatatttatttatgtatataattacagCATCGTATGGTGCTAGCACCTTTGCCGCATTGTTCAGCTACACAAGTATGTACATTAATATTTgatacaataattttaatatgtatgtacatatatttatgtatttttcagaaacatacatacatacatatatggtgctattttttattgccgGTTCgattatgtatacatacataccatacatccattacatatatgcatgtacatatgtacatatatttctaatttaagtGTACATTCCTATTTAAGTCTACTGTGTAATATGGAACAATTGGTACCTTGAACATTTTAAATACTAATGCCAATTGGTCCGGTATGTATCCAAATCTCCAAATAAaccattacaaaatatttagacCGGATCATGTTGATACATATAGGCATTcacataaaaaatcgaaaaaattaaaataaatacggttcgaaaatatttatttaaaaatgtttatttcgcATGGTATTCATACAAAAATATCCTTCGAAATCAGAATATATCCTAATTCCAACCTTTGCAAACCTCGCTAACTATTTTTTGACATTGTGGTAAGaagtacacaaacacactcggATGCGATATGTGTGATTGATTATGTAGTTTATGTATTTATCTTTACTGTCTATTTGCATTGACTGAAAATTGCGAATACTATTATTACATAGTTTACAACATGAATTTATAAGAAATTCCTTTTGGGTATggtgaaaaaaacaaattttacattattgaaggaattgttaaaattttatggaaaaagttagttgtaataatatgtaaagtTCGGAATACCACGTTAAATTAATGAGGATGAGAAGGTCCAGTAAAtgttaatattaattacattatttgaaattattagatTAAATGGTTTATTCCtgcctatatatacataatttatcATTGAGAGGtgtgttatacatacatatgtatatacaaatgaaaaGCGTCAGTCTGGTTGGAATCtgatttacattttataaagcataaTATATAACAACTTTTGTTTGTTAGAACAGCTCAATCAACTCAGTAAGCGATGTGTATATGTAGATATCATAGGTTTAGTTAAATACTTTATAATTATATTGCGCAAAAATTACCTCGtcgaagaacaaaaaaattatttaagtcaaaagaaattcttatttatgtatgtatagtaaaaaaaaacaattaaagggTATTAACATGTTGTTAAAATATAGTgcacaaatgtaaatatttatttttacatatataaatttgcacgtgtacataatatatacatatatttatatgcatgtatgtatgtacgtatgtatatttacttcGTTGTAAgtaaagaattaaattaaattaaatgaccaGCGTGAAACGAACCGTAGGAATTTATTGAgcgtaatatacatacatttctcaGGAACAAAAATAATTGGGATACATGCGACCACATATagttgtgtacatatgtatgtatagtatatatgcaAAAACCAGTACtgagatatgtatatagaatagtGTGTCTGCTTAGATCCATGTAATGAAATATGTGTTGGATACATTTTATGAGATCaacaaagtatatatttttactagaaatttaaatttggcagctacatacatacatatatgtatgttagagAAAACGGCTTAGTCTAAATTTATATGTTATTAGATATAAAggacattttgaaatttaaaatacctCATCTGTGTCACTTCCGACTAGCAGTAAATCGAATGGAATTGCAGCCACTAAGTCAATTAGAAACCACCCACTTAAATAGTGAACCGCAATACGTCCAGGATGCGAGACCACCTCATCTTGTCCGTCAATGAATGTGGTTCGAAAATTTATGATTATGTCAATTACAAAAGTAACATCAACTGAAATttagacaaaaaaatattttgtatgtacatatataacaaatatatatcatAAACGTGCAATAATTCATAGATACGAGTATTATCCTATTTGACAgttgtttaaaatattcgaaaataatatgTGGTACATactaattttatattgtttaccTCCCGTTTCAGACATTACAGCTTTTTCACGACATGTGTCTGTTTGAGTGAGGCGCAAATCGATGCTAAATATGAATACAATATTATCCACTTTATGAAATAGTGTACTGTCCGCTATTGCTGAATAGGCCAATTCTATAAGTACTTACCGATTAAATCGACAATAACAAGTGGATCActgttaatatatttgtttgttcgtCTTTGATAATCCGGCTCTCCAAGCAAAAATGCGGCCACATATGGTGTGAATATTGCAGTATATATTACAAGTATCAATATTATCCAATCCCAAACGGCCTTGAATGGCGAATAATGTAATATCGTCCATTTGTGATATTCTGTGTTATCAATCTTTTTATCCGGTAAAATCGTTGAACCTAATGAAAGTACCTACAACAAAATATTCCGAATACGAAAAAGATCGTATAAAGTTGTAGATAAAggtacaaaataaacaaatccaaattatttaaagttattatttacatttatgtataagttAAAGAACggtaaaaatattaagtatatttttaCTTACTGCCTCCACCGAATCTGGCAATTTTAGTGGCTTTGGCCCAAGGAGAGGTTCTTTATCAGGAATGTCGTCGGTGTGCTCCTTTGAAAGTCTCTGagggatttttttctttataaagttTTGAGATGATATTTTTGATCGAACACTATCGTATGATATAGTCTTCTCAAACACATTTGCTTGGCTATGTATTCTGTCTTTTCGTTTGTTACACGTCAAATCATTGCCATAAAAAGTGTTATTCTTTTGAAGTTTATCTTTCTCAATTGGGGTCTCGGAGGTGtgtaaattacatttaatgtttcttTCTTCACATTTCATACAGTTACCGTCATAAACATTCCACTGATTTCCACTATTTGTATCATCGctattatgtttatttaatgACGAAAAGTGTTTCTTACTTTTGCTTATATTTTCAGCAACCAAACAATTGGTGGTTTCATATATAATCTTGTCAGAATGTtgttcacttaatttattttttacctttttatatgttatattttcactttcatcTTTTCGTGCAATTTTGTGGTAAATAAATCGATTAACATTTATGTGGTTCTTGGAATTTAACGAATACTTATTGTAGTCATAACCTTCCGTAAATATTCCGGAATTAATTAGGATATCCGAAACAAATATGGTTTTCTTGTCCATTTTCCTGAGCTTACacataaatgaaaatagttctttttctacaaatttattCAAGTTATTATTCAACAGCAATTCGTTGAAATTGTTTGCCTTGAGGCACACTTTTTTATTACGAGCTTGTGGTGCTTGTTGCATGCCAttgtttgaaatataatattcacaTTGCCTCAAAATTTTATCCAAAATCCGGATTTCATTCAGCTCGAAACAATGATTATGAGACATGCTGCAATAGGTTAAGGCAACTTGATGTGTATAATAATGTGtacataaaaaatggaaaaatatttaccTCGTTGTATTGAGTATctttgatatatttattatgttataatgaatgtagaaaaataaaccgtgttCTTCTATAATTAACAGTTATTTCCTTTgaacttaaattattttcaaacttcATTTAGTTAACTGCTCAACtgaatttgtgtaaatattacaTGTAATAGGAAAATCAATATTACTGTACTGCGCAAGAGTCGTATTAGGTCACTATAATACAATGCGCGTGAATTTCAAtacaagttaaatttttaaatataaattttgttatatcAAAGGAAACAGTGAAAAATCATATAagttttgtacaaaaatatttgttatattctGATTATTATATGTGTACAATTCACTCACCACGAGTGATCGACCGAGGTCCCCAAGGACACAAGAAACGCAACGCATATTTAGACCTATGCGTGTTTtaacaatacatatacatatgtatctattgaTGGATCCCtatccttcactttgcacaatatttcagaattttttaattgGTTTAAATATTCTAATCAGAATTTCAATAGATACTATTCTGATGAGAAATTTTGCAGATTTGTGATACTTTCAGATTTTAATTTGGTGGAAATGCTGCACACCAAAATATACCGATTAGCATTTTGTTCCGAGTTTATCCTTCGCGAGggggaacttctataactcgaatcaccataatccacaaaaaaacttcgagttagagagacttccgagttacggaagataatttgtatgaaatttgacatctattgccaattcaagacatcgagttatggagaacttcgaggtATAaacgttcgagttatggaagtttaactgcatatacagtggaacttccttaactcgaatcaccataaaccacaaaaaactccgagttagagagacttcgagttataagtCTGTTCAAAAGCCTGTAAAATatggatttatacacagttttatttatttacttcgaataattgtaattttgtttgttgctgtttgctattgtttgcctttttttacgtgatttatgcaatccataaatttaaaatagagggactctttaaaaattctgcctcgatagtaaaattttaaatttgtattacgccctggtcgaaaagttcgatttatggaaagaaatatgtatacaaattgacttctattgccaattcaagagttcgagttatggagaacttcgagttatggaaagaaattttgtatgaaattt belongs to Zeugodacus cucurbitae isolate PBARC_wt_2022May chromosome 6, idZeuCucr1.2, whole genome shotgun sequence and includes:
- the LOC114804144 gene encoding piggyBac transposable element-derived protein 1-like; amino-acid sequence: MNLYAKQKDISSKFCIDHQELRKFLGILLFTSVYRFPNSRSYWGQYGLDPIRLSMTCNRFEEIRNHLHFNNDASRIEKGQPGYDLLYKIRPLVKHFNQRFSSVPMRQRLCVDEQMCATKMSGNPVRQYMPAKPHKWGAKLFVICDSFGYSYSFEVYCGAGDNKILPNCPDLGAASNVVVRLSQVIPNNANHIIYFDNFYTSLGLLLYMRSRGIHSLCTVRGNRVPNIKLSTDAELQSKKVARGYNEEYVGSVFGVDISSVLWYDTRAVRLLSTYVGTDAIVHNESSYSLKANRWDRKLKQNVEVDCPAIVKEYNQHMGGVDLVDGLIGRYHIKMKTRKWTNKLFYHMLDVSMVNAYCLYNRLNKDVLKCKLPDFRSEVAETLCLIGSTKPVKRGRPSSLTPPPKAKKTYHLSENIRYDQIGHWCKFLDRSGKKMCKFRGCKSETQAFCIKCKINLCNSTAKDCFFKYHNKEEMKT
- the LOC105213415 gene encoding potassium voltage-gated channel unc-103 isoform X1 — translated: MSHNHCFELNEIRILDKILRQCEYYISNNGMQQAPQARNKKVCLKANNFNELLLNNNLNKFVEKELFSFMCKLRKMDKKTIFVSDILINSGIFTEGYDYNKYSLNSKNHINVNRFIYHKIARKDESENITYKKVKNKLSEQHSDKIIYETTNCLVAENISKSKKHFSSLNKHNSDDTNSGNQWNVYDGNCMKCEERNIKCNLHTSETPIEKDKLQKNNTFYGNDLTCNKRKDRIHSQANVFEKTISYDSVRSKISSQNFIKKKIPQRLSKEHTDDIPDKEPLLGPKPLKLPDSVEAVLSLGSTILPDKKIDNTEYHKWTILHYSPFKAVWDWIILILVIYTAIFTPYVAAFLLGEPDYQRRTNKYINSDPLVIVDLIVDVTFVIDIIINFRTTFIDGQDEVVSHPGRIAVHYLSGWFLIDLVAAIPFDLLLVGSDTDELGLDNEETTTLIGLLKTARLLRLVRVARKIDRYSEYGAAVLVLLMATFVLIAHWLACIWYAIGNAERTLLTKNIGWLHSLGNDIQEPYFDNNTGGPTIKSRYITALYFTFTSLTSVGFGNVAPNTDAEKVFTICVMLVGSLMYASIFGNVSAIIQRLYSGTARYHTQMLRVREFIRFHQIPNPLRQRLEEYFQHAWSYTNGIDMNSVLKGFPECLQADICLHLNRKLLTTCSAFSGASPGCLRALSLKFKTTHAPPGDVLVHKGDVLTSLFFIARGSIEIQRDNNTVVILGKDDIFGENPCNYATIGKSNGNVRALTYCDIHKIHRDDLLDILDLYPEFSESFANNLILTYNMRDDFQAGVEVKHRYLRAKSLDRERSTSDITSIRIFGIHQKNKSKGNSGPTKTQNKESFNDGKDPSNYQFDIQNKDDVDNIHALYKNTKYRPASLNRNNLPKNNLQENSKNHKIKYINEMNLSTFEKQKQRATWLRQHKLSNSTAQGKILQDAPLYMDQQRTAAQSREPVKCNIFSEKALPTPNATIATTESWDELDSV